The Cryptomeria japonica chromosome 6, Sugi_1.0, whole genome shotgun sequence genomic interval ataacaataaatctttgGGGTCTTTTGAataagagatgaaggctgaatttatagagactcaaaagagagaccaacagtcaagatcgattagcaatgagcggttgagattattcaagaaaaaacacaattaaaataactgaaataattgagagatcaaattaagttatccttgaaatagattccaattatagcttgattgaatgcattcagattataagtctgagtttgcattagagataaatttagtcgattccatgcacttgagataaaaataggtgatttcatgcacttttctttaatttattcaagatttttatttaggaaaagccttttcaatgcaactgaacctctttcctcaagaaaagctttaagttttatttttagagaaaatgattaattcaatttaattgcttttctaattttcaagttatctcaatttagaaaaagaaatatcttaagtttgttttcttttctcaatttaattcttttcttttgtagattaattcctctttttgtgataaatctctttttgtaaattaattctttttttatgattaaatggaaaatttatttattaattaaatatgctaggatatttaattaaataaataagataattgatcaaaatgatttactttgaatgattaattaattaaataaatatttaatgaatatagagtgattaacttgccatgtaaAATTAatgattgaggaattaattaattaggtgctcaaggttgatttaaatggatatttaattaaataaataagataattgatcaaaatgatttactttgaatgattaattaattaaataaatatttaatgaatatagagtgattaacttgccatgtaaAATTAatgattgaggaattaattaattaggtgctcaaggttgatttaaatgcctttggttaggaccatggtgatgttgtcgagattaggggcccatggtttagatgaccattttagaGTATTACAATATTTATCCTCTTTTCATCTCACCAAATAttaattctccccctttgacatcaatggcaaatggCCAATGCCAACACACTCAGTAACACATTGTTTCTGATAAAGATATTGTTCCCCCTAGGAGGAACATCCTTCTGCCTGAACTCTAGGGCATAagataaatatttttcaaatacaTCTTGGTCAGACAATCTCCCTTGTGGCATttagagagaggagagggaggtgACTCCAAGTTGTTGCCTAAGAAACTCAAAAGTCTCCTTGGGAAGTGGCTTTGTAAAAATGTTTGCAACTTGGTCCTTTGTAGCCACATACTCTAGTCGAACCTCTTGATTTgcaactttctccctcaagaagtgatgctTGATGGATATATGCTTCATTCTTGAATACATCACtgtattctttgatatattaatggCGTTCTTATTGTCACAAATAATCAGTATTGGCTCTTCATACTCTACCTTGATGTCCTTAAAATTCTATTTCATCCATAATAGTTAATTGCAACATGAAGCAACAACTATATATTCTTTGTAGTGGATTACAcacaatcttgtttcttgcaaagtaAAAACATAAGGACCGAAAAATTAAATAGCCTACCTTTTAAGATCCTTATAAGTGTGGTATTCCACCAAGCAAACCAAATTTTAATTGTTACATCGAGATTACAAAAATATTATCATATAGATTGCATTCGACATTGAGGAACTAAACATCATGGTGAAACAATGTGTTTAATAGGTAATTAGACTATAAGAAATTGTGAATTAAATGTTTAGAGTGTCCTTCCACGAAAGGATCTTGGACACTATATCCTATTCCTAATTAATAATGGTTAGCATGTAAGTGGTGTCAAGGGGGCAATTTCGACAAGAAATTAGTCAAAATATCCTCTAAATTCAACCGCAAATCAAGCTTGATGTGTGTGAGCGAGATAAATGCCAATGGAAATTTCTTAAGCCGTATAAAAGTAAATGCTTATTCAACATGCAATAATGGCTAAAATGTGCATGTAGGAAATTTATATGGATTGATGTAATCACAAAACGAAGGGCACAGTTGAGGCTTGGCAAGTAGTTTGTAATCACATGCAACACATTCACCAAGAGTTTTTATCGAATCTAGCGTCCCCACTGCAAAGCGACATACTCTCAGTTTGAGGCTATGCTGTCtgtttaaaagaaatttttttttgggggagaagttagataacaaatttaaaacaAGGCGCCCTATTATATTTTGACTCTATCTCTATTTATTATGGATTTATCTTCTCTCATGATACGATCAATGACAACGAGGACCACACATGGCATGTGATCAATTTAAGGTCGAGATAGATCATTGATTAAAGATCAATGAAGAGGACGTTTTGAAGATACCATTCAAGATTTGATTTCATCAAACGAGTTCATGGATTTAATGTTTTATCTTGGATTTATATATGCATTGTGAGTTTTCATGTATTTAATGAATCATATATGGTTCATTATATGTTTATTACTTGTGTCCTAATATTCTAAGGGCAACTTGATTTACTTAAAAAatagatcccaagaacacttgcaagcaaaaatcctatcacaagagaagaatggaggcaaaaaagaaataaaggctctaaagaaaaagattatcattcagagagggaatcaaaaggaaaaataatacaacccttataaaaggagattatgtaaccctaaagaaaccctaaaggggtaatgtgtatttaatacctacaatattattaaatgcctaagtttagcttaagtgtagaggataatagactaataatttattctctaacacccccccttaagatgaacttagggagtagctgaAAAACTAGATGCATGAagcaaatgcaactacatgatgaaggaaaatttgggtcccgacaacaaagtttgatgaggtacccaatcacaaccaaatctctataaatcggagaaatagagaaaaccacgtggcaAAAAActatactccaaaaagagatggaaaaagcatgCTAAAAAaagatgaaggaaggaaggcctcaaagAGACCCcacaaggacaacttccttcaccttaagcatagagtgcaactgaagatagcgcgaagATGTGAAAGGTTTATTGAAGATGTCAGCAGCCTGCTTctttgtaggaatgtactccaagatgagaaagccatcctgaatcaattgtttgatgaagtgcatgtgaagctcaatgtgtttactCCTCTAGTGCTCCACTGGATTGGGGGGAAATGTGAATgtcactctgattgtcacaccaaataatagtgggactatcaggagggaacccaaactcagtcatcaactgtcaaagccataaaacctcctgactagctaacaccactgctcagtactcagcctctgtagatcaTAATGCAATAGAAGACTTCTCATTGCAAGACCATATGATAGGGCCACaaccaaggcaaaaaaaaaagaCAGAGGTAGACTTCTGATCatgagcatcaccagcccaatcagagtcaatgaagccaacaatgtgagaggatcttgaagtatagtgaatgccttgaatgtacctcaaaatacatttggcagcttgccaatggctctcataggatcatgggagaatctagAGACAAGAACAACTACAAAGGAAAGATCCGGGTGTGTatgtgttaggtacaacaaactaccaaccaactgccaGTATAAGGTAAGATCCACAAAAGGTGTAGAACAAGTAGCACACAAAATAACAGCTGACTAAAATGGTGTGGTTGCAGGCTTGCAAGGGAGcatgtcaaatctgtgaagcatatcaagatcatacttctacagaagtatggaaatcccatcaaAAGACTAAATAACCTGTAGGCCCAAAAAAAAGTGCAGAAGTCCAAGATCTGACATCTAAAACTGCTCTATCAAAGCTCAATGAATATCCTGAATCtaggaggatgagctacctataatgatatgatcatcaacatatagcacaaggatAACTATAGCATCCCCCTGATGCTAAATATAAACTGTACGATTGGAATGACAATGTGTGAAGAGTGTGGAgagaaagaaggagtccatcttctcataccaggcccTAGGAGCCTGTTTGAGACCGTATAAAGAACGtagaagtctgcaaaccaaagaggaatcctgcaTAAATACCTCAGGtttctccatatagatctcctcatgaagctctccgtgcaagaaggcactcttcacatccatctaaaaaactgTCCATCCTTGTGAAGCTGCAAGagaaagtacaaagcgaatagaattcatcttggtgatGGGAGAaaaggtctcggagtaatcaataccctccacctaaCAAAATCCCTTtgcaacaagatgagccttatacttattaatagaaccatttgcagcatacttggtatggtacacccacctgcactgaaccaactttcttcctttcggaagagtacaaagatcccaagcatgattcttcatcaaagaagattactcctcatccatggccctatcccactctgggtgacctgtcgcctctaaaaatttctgaggatcatctgaaatggaatgaatcagaagactagaaccagatgtctgtgcACGAGTACGATGAGAATCTAAAGGATCACTTGCCATAAAACCAGCAACATCAACTATAAACTGGGCCCACTTGGGAAAAGGCTGAGTTGtggctggtggtggtggtggagatggcagACCATCATCTGCATTATCCTCAAAGAATAAGAAATCCTTACAAGATAAAGAGGGATGAGGAGGCAGtaagggagaagctggtgatggagaatccatctaaggAAGGTGCTCAACAAACCAGACATCTCGCCTAAACATGACATCTtgggaattaggatcaaacaacctgtacgccttaacatcctcatagtagccaaaaaAATGAGTGGTCAACTCTTCCTCttcatggctttcctctgagcattgggaataaatgcccaagcctcactaccaaaaactcagaatgatgAAACATCatgcttgacatgggaccaagcttCCTTAGGAGTCATCTAGTGCAATGCTTTATGAGGCATCTAattctgaatataagtggcacaacTAACTGCCTCATCCCAAAAAGAAGGATGCATAGAATGTGACTGAAgaatacaattggccatctcccataGTGTTCTATTATTCCTCttagcaacaccattttgttgtgataATTGATGGTGCAAACCATGCTCTGTGCAGAAATTTGTAAAAGTCTGATTCACATactctctcccattatctgtgcATATCCTCCGGATAGAAAGACaaaactgcttctctacaaatgtcttaaagactcaaaatgaatcaaagatatcaaacttgtacttaagaaagtacacccatgtacatttggagaagtcatcaatgaaagtgagcacataattggaccctgaaaaagatggagtcgGAAATGACATAGATCATTGTGTACCAAATCCAAGGGTTCCTTAGCACGTGAGGCTCTACCTATAGGAAAGGGATCCCTATGATGTTCgccaagtgcacaacctcgacatacaccatcagtataggatatcagagggagcccaatcacaagtgcttgTGTGCTCATCTGATGTAAGaatttgtaattgacatggccaaaacgctcatgccaaagtctgctcattgaatctacatgtgctacaagagaaatgCCTAAATcatctggactctcaaagccatcaaacctaTATAACTAAGAATCAGGATCAACATTACTAGTAGCCACAACAAAATtaggatcatggagctctctaataaccacatcatgtggtgagaactcaactgttttaccagagccagaatgacaaatctgataaacaaaGAGGAGGTTTCTCGAAATGTCaagaaccaaaagaacatcctgaatACAACCACCTGTCAAGGGATCAATACCTGAACCTAAAATTGAAAGTTgtgttgagtcaccaactgcaatctgtaaagtatcactatgagcaagtgaggtaacaagcttctgagagtgtgtcatgtggtgacaAGCCCCTGAATCAAATATCCAAGTGGATACATAAGTAATAGCTCATGTAGAAAGATCATGTCATTTCCCtgtagaagaggaagaaggaggtagaggaggagaaatatgatgctaCTGCATGGCTTTCTCTAAAGCCTCAATCATTTCCAACACCGAGAAATTGGATTCTTAGAGAATCAATAATGAACATGTTGTTTGAGTGATTTATTCTAATGTTTATCTTCACACTATGTATTCTTTATTGCACATTAAATATCCCCATGCACTTTGGAATCACCTTTGGGAGATATATGGGGACCCTCACATCTCTCCACTTCTAAAGGATCTTGCAATAGTGGTCTCATTCCCCTTACACATGTAGATTGCATAACCAATGATTATGGTAGCTTTGAAATGCTTGATCATATCACAACTTTTTCATGTTCTGTTGGGTCTAGGTCTTATATCATAGATGTCACTCCTCATATTGAGACACCATATTAGACTCCATCATCTTTGTTGTTCCTGATCAAACTAGTATTGGCTCATGCATAGCCCCTATTGATTCAATTGAGGATGTTGACTTCTTCTTTGATGGCAGTTTGATCATTCCTCTTATCCCATCTTTAGTGCCTTCAGAGGTTGTTTATCAGGTAGCTTCATAGTTGCTTAGATTTTCCTCAATTGATCTGGCACATCATAATTCAAACATTTGGATAGACGAGTAGTCTTCCATGGTACACATTTGGAGACTATTCCTTCCATCTCATTTCATAAAGTTCCTTTAGCCTCTACCagtggatttgtttcttcctaagggtagACATGTAGTTTTTcgctcttggatcatcatcaacatttgtCCTTGATCTTTCATCTTCGACATTGGAGCTTCTCTCTTATGGGAGGAATACACCATTACTTCTTTTCTCTCCTACGAGGGGAATCTTGATTGTACCTTCATGGAGGAAGTTGCCCATGGGGGGTCTATCTGAGGTCTTCCTTCCTTTTTAGTAATTCATGTTTTTTCATATATTGCAACTCTCGCTTTTCGACACTTGGGTTTTTTCCAAtgtggattttcttcttttttccatttagagagaatTCATTATTTTGTGCATGGTTCCCCAATCACGCCTTTTGTTTTCGGGACCCATTTTTGGATTTGTTCATTTATAGTTTTTTTACTCACcataagtttcacttaaggggggtgttaagGCACATTTAGCTATGTGTTAGTTTTTTAACAActagttatttttaaaaaaaaaatttggtgtaaGTTCACTTAGAAGTTCTTGCATCTAATTTTAGCTTTTGTGCATCTAGTTTGGGTGGAGTTGATCTTTTTATAGCTCCTCattcttgcactttagttctcctaaatttgtTTCAGTGATTTCTTTATAAGAACCTCATTATACAATTTTAGTTCATCCTATAATTTTTTCTTTTGTGGAATATATCATTCATTTGTACAACTCTCATTTCTAGAAGGTATTTTTGTTTTCCATTTGATTTTGTAGGATTGTGTCGCAAACTTTTGTGTTGCGAAATTCAATAGGTGGGAACAATGctataaaaaaacaaacaaaaataatgtCTAAGAATAACATGAGACCACAAGAATCTATGTGGGAATAACACAAGACATGTCAagaataccaaaaaaataaaaaataagatgaTGCCCCTAGTTTCAGTATTCATGAGACACCACGATATAATGGATTTTGGTGACTATGAGTAGGTAAAAATAGGAGACTCAAGAAAAATATAAACAAAATCCCAAAGTATAAAGAATTATTGAACATCTCAAGTTCATTTTTTCATAAGGATAACAAATGACATTGTTGCATCTTGACTTGAGGAATGATATATCATGTGAGGAGCAACGATGGATACTAAGAGTAGGATTCCTATGTTAAGAGAGAAGTGGGCCACCTGAAACCTCAAAGAGACTAATAGATCTTATTGACCGACTAGCTAGTTAAGGACAAATTCTTGATGAAATAAACATAACTAGAACAAATATGAGACCTAAGGACACATATGTACAAATGATCCTAGGTGAGGAAATATGACTTACATTATTTACAAGACACAATTTACAAGATGTACAAGTTTTACAAGTGTTTGGGGTTGTGGGCAGTGATGATGCTATAACCTAGTATATTGATCATTAAATGATAAACATTATGTTGTCACAATCAAGATAAAAAGAAAAGATGGATTTATGGTGAATGAAGTGTTGTTGATgtgaaaataatatatatcaaaacAAGCCAAGGGTTgagaaggatacatcctgatgaTAGTAGTGTATTGGATGTTGTTGATGTGGGAATGATACATGATGAAACAACACGTGGATTAGGAGGCATACATCCTAATGATGATGACCAGATTATAATTAGGACATGTAGCAAGGCTATTAAAAAGAACAATGATTTGATTGGGTAAGAATTACACTAGATTGGATAGCTAGAATGAGTGGAATATATCGAGCATATTCATTTGAGACCCTTTAAATTTACCCCTTCATAGAGTAATTTTAGTTAGTTTTATAAAGCTATTAAATTCACCTCTATGTATGTAAATTTTCCCTAAGCTAGACGTGTCTACCCTTGCGTGTACAGATGCACACAAATCGATACATACTCATTGAAGTACTActtgaaaatgtaagaaaatatAAATCTACCAAAATTGTTAGATTAGACCCATAACATACTAGGTGTGACAAAAATGTGTACATAAAAGATATGCCTAATATGTGAGTGATTTAGAAATAAAATGAAACATAGCATAAAACTCAAGATAAGGTGAAATAAGGTAAAAAGGGAACATATTTTAACAAAATTAAACTATGATAGACCTCTCGTTGTGTACACTACCTAATATGATTAGTTTGACATGTGCTAACTCATAATTTTGACAATACTATTGTGCTTGAATGGTAAAGAGGAGGGAGATGGTAAAAATAGTTAAGAGTTTGATCCATGTTATGGAGGATTTTAAATGGATGGCTACGATGAAAGGATAAAGATGAAGGGTAGAGAATGGATTATTCTTCTCACCTCATGAGATGGTGACAAGTGGCACCATGAGGTGAGTAGAGAGGGAGATTAATACTTTGAGGGGACACctaaaaattataaattatcatTTATAGATTTGAGGAGGATTGAATGggaatataaataattttaatttctttGGAGTACTTAATGGGAGAAGACCCATGTGCTTGTTGTGATGGGAGAAGTTGATCTCACTTAATTAAAGATTCGATGGAGATTAAGAGAAAACACAAATTGATGGTGGATTGGgcatttgacaaaaaattgaaaaaaaaaggattatttatttattattttgaaagaTGGGGATAAGGATAAGAATCAATAATTAAATGCAATTATTTATTTTAGGTTTAGACATAAGAAAATTAGAAGAAAActgataatattaattaaataatgtaatattatttaagTAATTTGAATGATAGTGAATTAGATGAAAGAAGGATAAATTGACCAAATGTAATCAATTTGAAGTATCTACACTAGCAAATTACTAATTTAttaacaataatatttaaatactAAAAAGTCACTCAAATGACTTTATATTTAACATATTTATTTACTAATTATATACTAATGATGTTATATAATTCTAATATTGTAATCTCGATCTTATCTACCGACTTCAATTAATAGAATAATCTAAAACTTCTaagaaaaacaacattaaaaaatattttttacaagatatactttgttttgttttgtttaatgTCTTCCGAACCACAATCACATATTTATTTTCACTTACCTACTTCATAAATAAATTATGTTCTACTTcgatgaaaaatatatatatttttttccattttttaatgcACAAACCACATCACTAGTTTTCCTCCCAAAGTGGCTTCAGCCTTCGTTCCACGCGCTTTCTTCCACAAAACACGCCCGTCACTGTTTATCTCTATATCAATCCCTCTCCGCTCTACATCCCTAGCGCCGAATCTGTTTTCAGATTTCCAGTGTGTTTAGTTCAATTGTATTCCATGGCGTCCACTTCTACCACTTCTGAAGAAATCGTACCTCCATCTGCATCTACTTCTAAAGAAAAGGTGCCGTGTGACATATTTATTAATCATCATGAACCAGATGCCAAAGACGCAGTTGCCCTGGCTATCTACAATGCCCTCCGTGCCAGGGGTTTCAAGGTTTTCCTTGATCTAAAGGACCTTCAATCGGAAGAATTCTTTCCTGTAGAATTGAAAGAAGCAATTCGTAGTGCATCCCTTCATGTAGCAGTTTTCTCTCCCACATATGCAAAATCGCCAAGGTGCCTTGACGAGCTATCCTTTATGCTCGAATCTCGCAAACCTATTATTCCTGTCTTCTACTCTGTTCAACCAACCGATCTACGATGGGTGGCTCAAGGTAAAGGAATGTATGTGAACGCTTTCTCTGAGTATGAAGAACACCTCTCAGAAAAGCTCCAGGAGTGGAAGACACCACTCCACAAGGTCTCATTTTATATGGGAGAAATTATCTATATCAATGAGTAAGCAACGCATAATCTTTCTTCTGCACAGCTTTTTTATCATACCTTCCCTTTCACGCAATATTTCTAACTTCCGTATAAAGTATTATAGTAATCACTGTTTAGGAAGGCTTCATCTATGTTCTAAAACCCATGTTTCTAATATGTCTAGTGAGGAACAAATGATGGTGAAAAAAATTGTGGATTGTGCATCGAAAGTAATAAAACCAATAGCCACTTCAAACAAGAAGCATATTGAGGAGGCACTCGTTGTCGGACAAGATTCTGCATCCAAAAGACTTGAGGAGCTGATTCATTCACAGCAGCACAAAACTTGGTCTCGTTATGGCCTAGTTGGGAAGGGTGGGGCTGGTAAGACTCTACTTCTCAAACGAGTCTTTAACAGTGATAGCCTCTTTTGCAATCACTTAATGCTTTGGCTTACTGTTTCACAAAATCCGTCTTTCAATGCTCTGAGAAATGACCTTGTAAATCAACTAAGTGttaaagcaaatgaaagatttgaGATTAGAGAGGAAGACCATGTGAAAGCTTGGTTGCACGAGATCATGAATAGACACAAGTTTGCCCTGTTCCTAGACGATGTCTGGGAAACGAGTGCAGACTGCTTGTTAGATGAGCTTTGTGTGCCTCACTCTCCACACCACAGCTCCAACATCATCATTGCCACTTCCAGAAGTAGCAGAGTGCTCTCAAAGTTGGGTGtttcatcttcatcaatcatccaaATGCAAGACTTGACTGAGGATGACAGTTGGAGATTGTTTTCTTCTCATGCGTTTCCTCAGAGCGATGGAGTTTTGCCTATGAACATTGACCAAGATATAGCGAGGCGTGTCTGCAACAAGTGCGGGGGCCTTCCATTAGCCCTTAAAGTAATCGGGAGTAGAATGGTGGGCATCACTGGATCAAATGAATGGAAACTTCAACTTCAGAGGTTGGAGAAAGCTGATACAAGCTCGCTTTATAGCACCTTGAGATCAAGCTACGATGCGTTGGCCGAAGTGGAGGATGATGGCATTTCCTTGCAGTTGTGCTTCATCTGCCTCGCTGCTTTCAAGGAAGACGAAGTCATCTATGTACCCACTGCTATaaaatactggattggagaagggtTGATTGGCGGGCTAGCTCGCTATCAAATTGGAGTTAGATACCTCAATTTTTTAGCCGACCGTTGTCTTATTGAACCCCTCTCCAAGGATAACGATGGAGATGTACGCCTTTTCCGAATGCATGACGTTGTGCGGGATTTAGCACATCAAATTGCTGAGGAAGAAGAGAAATGCTTCTTTCGGACAGGCAGAGATTTAAGAGAGTTTCCAGATGTTGACTGGTCGGAATACACGAGAATCTCCTTCAGGAACAATCGTTTGACTAGAGTTCCCAGGACATTTGGCGCTCCACATATCAGCTCCTTGCTGCTTACTGGTAATTCCTGTTTGACAGAAATTCCAGAAGAGGTGATTGGGAGTATGACCGCTCTCGGGGTCCTGGATTTGTCATCGACTGCTCTCCAGTTGCTGCCAGAAAACATGGGATGTTTAAAGCATTTAGTTTGCCTGAGGTGACGATCTACGCCAATCAAGATACTGCCCAGCTCTATCACTGATCTCATAAGCCTTGAAATACTAGATCTTTTTAAATCTAATATTGCACAACTCCCATTGAACATTTCTGGGTTGACTTCCTTAAGAAGTTTGAACCTTGGTTCTTGTGAACATCTGCTGTACGTGCCTCGTGGGATCGCTGACATTAAATCTCTTCGATATCTGAATGTATATGGATGTCCAAATGCATGGGCACAGATAGGATGGAAAGAGTCCACAAGGGATCTGTTATCAATTAATGATTTGGGCATCCTTCAACGACTCAGAAAGTTGACTCTTGCAAATTATGGTAAAATAGTTAGAGAAGGAATCCTGGGAATGATGGAGCAGATGCAGCGTCTAACTTTGGATCTGACAAATATGGAAAGCCTACCCCACGACATGACTGCCATGTCGAAATTGAAGAAACTCACTCTAACATGTCCTCAGTTACTCCAAATAGAAGATTCATTTTGTGGGTTTCAACATCTGAACTACATTAGTTTGTTTAACTGTGACATGTTGAAACAACTACCTGACTTGCACAAACTTCCTAAGCTAAAGCACCTCATGATTATTGAGTGCCCCAGCATTGAGAAGTTTCCAGATGAATTCGGTAAGGTGGGAGCATTTCCAATGTTAGAGGAATTTTCTGTAGTGGAGCTGGAGAAGCTAGAGCAGATGCCAATTCTGGAAGACGGAGCACTGCCTTCgcttaaaatattaacaataatgaAGTGTGAAGCATTGCAGATTTTGCCACAGTGCTACTGGAATTTGAAGAGTATAGAAAAGATAAGAGTATATGGCTGCTCTAAAGTTTTAATTACAATGGAAGAAAACTTTATTGAGGCAAATACCAAAGTAGAGCTATTGAGATTATCTGCAACAGAAACTCAAGCATTCCAAGAGCGCTTCAATCAGATGGTAAGAGGAAATGGGTATTTTCATTACAGTGAATTTTTGGGTACCGAACTGTTTCAGTTTTTGCACTGCACATATTActacaaaataaaattgtaaaGGAGAGAAGTAAATTTATTTTGTATTATACAATTTTGTATATATGCGTTTAACAGTTTTTAAAAGAGTTCTAAGCTATATGTTTATGGTTATGTAGAAAGATGTAAATTTtacatattgtttttttttttttatgtatattcATATCTAAATTTTTATTGCTTTCTATCAATGTTTAGTTAGTTTTAGAGTTTGCTTGACTAACGTGGACCTAATCATTCTCAATAGCACTTCTTAACATTATCCATTTTTTTCTTActtgaattttattttatattttatcatttatctttaaatacaattatgaaaaagagtTGAAGTTACAATTATAAAGTCATGATCATAGAATGAATGATTTTCTCCTAACTACCAAAATTATGTAAGCCCCGAttctttatcatttcatttttcacACATATAGTCTTGAGTAGTAATCTAAAAAAT includes:
- the LOC131067889 gene encoding probable 2' cyclic ADP-D-ribose synthase BdTIR, yielding MASTSTTSEEIVPPSASTSKEKVPCDIFINHHEPDAKDAVALAIYNALRARGFKVFLDLKDLQSEEFFPVELKEAIRSASLHVAVFSPTYAKSPRCLDELSFMLESRKPIIPVFYSVQPTDLRWVAQGKGMYVNAFSEYEEHLSEKLQEWKTPLHKVSFYMGEIIYINE
- the LOC131067890 gene encoding disease resistance protein RPS5-like, with translation MSSEEQMMVKKIVDCASKVIKPIATSNKKHIEEALVVGQDSASKRLEELIHSQQHKTWSRYGLVGKGGAGKTLLLKRVFNSDSLFCNHLMLWLTVSQNPSFNALRNDLVNQLSVKANERFEIREEDHVKAWLHEIMNRHKFALFLDDVWETSADCLLDELCVPHSPHHSSNIIIATSRSSRVLSKLGVSSSSIIQMQDLTEDDSWRLFSSHAFPQSDGVLPMNIDQDIARRVCNKCGGLPLALKVIGSRMVGITGSNEWKLQLQRLEKADTSSLYSTLRSSYDALAEVEDDGISLQLCFICLAAFKEDEVIYVPTAIKYWIGEGLIGGLARYQIGVRYLNFLADRCLIEPLSKDNDGDVRLFRMHDVVRDLAHQIAEEEEKCFFRTGRDLREFPDVDWSEYTRISFRNNRLTRVPRTFGAPHISSLLLTGNSCLTEIPEEVIGSMTALGVLDLSSTALQLLPENMGCLKHLVCLSLNLGSCEHLLYVPRGIADIKSLRYLNVYGCPNAWAQIGWKESTRDLLSINDLGILQRLRKLTLANYGKIVREGILGMMEQMQRLTLDLTNMESLPHDMTAMSKLKKLTLTCPQLLQIEDSFCGFQHLNYISLFNCDMLKQLPDLHKLPKLKHLMIIECPSIEKFPDEFGKVGAFPMLEEFSVVELEKLEQMPILEDGALPSLKILTIMKCEALQILPQCYWNLKSIEKIRVYGCSKVLITMEENFIEANTKVELLRLSATETQAFQERFNQMFLKEF